ATTAACATGCTGCGCTGCATTTTCTGCGGTCTGTGCGAGGAAGCCTGCCCCAAAGCGGCCATCTTCCTGCAGAACGATAAAACCGCCCCGGCCCGTTACGAGCGTGACGAGTTCATCTACGGCAAAGACCGCCTGGTAGAACCCATGCCCATTGACTTAACTTCTTACGCCGCCCAGCGCTAATCTCCTACAAAACTATGACGGGTAATCTGTTTTACTTTCTCACGTTCCTGACCTTGTTTGCCGCCATTGGCGTGGTGGTGTCTAAAAACCCCGTGTACAGCGTGCTGTTCATGATTTTGACGTTCTTCTCGCTCACCGGGCATTACATTCTGCTCAACGCTCAGTTTGTGGCGGCGGTGAACTTTATTGTGTACATGGGCGCCATCATGGTGTTGTTCCTGTTCGTGATTATGTTCCTGAACCTGCGCGAAGACACCGAGCAGCACAAACCGGCCCTAAGCAAGATTGCCGCTGCCATTGCCGGCGGCTTGCTGTTTGTGATTATGATTGCCGCTCTCAAAGATGTGGATACCAACGTGTACCACCCGGCGGTGTTCGACTCACAGATTGGTCTGGTGGAGAACCTGGGCATTGTCTTGTTCAGAGATTACCTGTTACCGTTTGAGTTAGCGTCTATCTTGTTGCTGGCGGCCATGGCCGGGGCAGTACTGTTAGGCAAGCGCGAGCCGGGCGAAAGAAATAGATTCTAAGGGTTCTCCGGAGCCCGAGAAAGGACAGCCATTCCGTTGTCCTTTTTTTCATGCCGCTTTTGGTGGTATAGAATAGTAACTGCCATTTTTGGCCACATTTTTGAAAACGAGGCCGAAAACAGAAAAACACCTCACCCCCGGCCCCTCTCCCACTGAGAGGGACTTTGAAGCCTTTGCTTTTTTGGCCTGTTTTGGCGAAAAGAGGCCAAAAAAGCAAACGAGTACTCCCCTCTCTATGGGAGAGGGGCCGGGGGTGAGGTCTTATTTATTGTGGATTTACCAAAAAATGGAAATAACTTTGGCCCTGTTTCAAGGCAAGGCCAAGGCCGTTTCTAAGAACGAATAGTAAACATGAACGAAATTCCAGAGGTCATTAGGACCATTCCGCTGAATCTGTACCTGTATTTCAGCACCGCCTTGTTCGTGATTGGAATCATTGGGGTTCTGATTCGGCGGAACGCCATCATCATCTTCATGAGTGTGGAGCTGATGCTCAACTCGGTGAATCTGCTGCTGACCGCTTTTTCAGCGTACCGTTCTGACCCCAACGGGCAGATTTTCGTGTTCTTCATCATGGCCGTGGCCGCCGCCGAAGTAGCCGTGGGCTTGGCCATTATTGTGATGATTTACCGCAACGTGCGCACCACCGATATC
This region of Rufibacter sp. LB8 genomic DNA includes:
- the nuoK gene encoding NADH-quinone oxidoreductase subunit NuoK, producing the protein MNEIPEVIRTIPLNLYLYFSTALFVIGIIGVLIRRNAIIIFMSVELMLNSVNLLLTAFSAYRSDPNGQIFVFFIMAVAAAEVAVGLAIIVMIYRNVRTTDINILNKLKW
- a CDS encoding NADH-quinone oxidoreductase subunit J, which codes for MTGNLFYFLTFLTLFAAIGVVVSKNPVYSVLFMILTFFSLTGHYILLNAQFVAAVNFIVYMGAIMVLFLFVIMFLNLREDTEQHKPALSKIAAAIAGGLLFVIMIAALKDVDTNVYHPAVFDSQIGLVENLGIVLFRDYLLPFELASILLLAAMAGAVLLGKREPGERNRF